From Aedes albopictus strain Foshan chromosome 1, AalbF5, whole genome shotgun sequence, one genomic window encodes:
- the LOC109417326 gene encoding uncharacterized protein LOC109417326 yields MESTTSSIESVTLEYNSAINNELFPIQGLPEEVLEQIFSFLPFLDRKSASLVCTTWERLAFSPGFLRKVALKIGPPGNFIHKSNRRYRNILLNRHVYSNFPFQYVLEILDRFATDVESFQCKGHLGSEQVCMVLSRLSNLQQLIVGLDFRDWHTIPPFLQVQTPGPLNNELQIESLNVPNVTHLSISFTNSKDAMDSMAVLQRLAPQLKNVDLYSTELFIPLEQLQFPKAEVLKIGENLSVTQNGRDLRTFFAGFKLLKEVRLDCVVEEIGIDLITKACPGIELFEFKVPRFNSIPFHLLECLKYLKTLGLGPVYEVPANSPICNPLVSVKNLSMELFECEESCIERLRHLLPNVIAMDVTLSIFPDDDWTFETGLKHICRNFRELQRLVIDDLTYRNGTLSSLLDLEQLDQLEDLTFKGIDTQIGNMPTNPLLKRFVIHHPDWLSDEDLLELARKYPNLRYLELGLGRRVSSEGIAAFKSQLVNCVVHCVPDPTGCWDRIYKNYIDELLLLNRNWFPRL; encoded by the exons ATGGAAAGCACCACTAGTTCCATTGAAAGTGTTACACTCGAGTACAATTCCGCGATAAACAACGAACTTTTCCCAATCCAAGGTCTACCGGAAGAAGTGTTGGAGCAGATATTCTCATTTCTTCCATTTTTGGATCGTAAGTCGGCTTCGCTAGTGTGTACAACGTGGGAAAGATTGGCTTTCAGTCCAGGATTCTTGCGTAAAGTAGCGCTCAAAATAGGACCTCCTGGAAACTTCATACACAAAAGCAACCGCCGTTATAGAAATATTTTGCTGAATAGGCACGTTTACAGCAATTTTCCTTTCCAGTATGTGTTGGAGATTTTGGATCGGTTTGCTACAGATGTGGAGAGTTTCCAGTGTAAGGGACATTTAGGCTCAGAGCAAGTATGTATGGTGTTAAGCCGTTTGTCAAATCTGCAACAATTGATAGTTGGATTGGACTTCAGGGACTGGCATACAATACCTCCATTTTTGCAAGTTCAAACTCCAGGACCGTTGAACAACGAATTGCAGATCGAAAGTCTAAATGTTCCCAACGTGACCCATCTCAGCATCAGCTTTACCAATTCAAAGGATGCAATGGATTCCATGGCTGTGTTGCAACGACTAGCTCCTCAGCTCAAGAACGTGGATTTGTATTCAACAGAACTTTTTATCCCTTTAGAACAGCTCCAGTTTCCGAAAGCTGAAGTGCTGAAAATTGGCGAAAATCTGAGCGTGACACAAAATGGTAGGGATCTACGAACATTCTTCGCTGGATTTAAGCTTCTGAAGGAAGTCAGACTGGATTGCGTCGTTGAAGAAATAGGGATTGATTTGATAACTAAGGCATGTCCAGGAATCGAATTGTTCGAATTCAAGGTTCCTCGCTTCAATTCGATTCCGTTTCATTTGTTGGAGTGTCTTAAATACTTGAAG ACTTTAGGCCTTGGACCAGTCTATGAAGTTCCAGCAAATAGCCCAATATGCAATCCGTTGGTGAGCGTGAAAAACCTAAGCATGGAGCTATTTGAATGTGAAGAGAGTTGCATCGAACGACTAAGACATCTACTACCGAACGTTATCGCCATGGATGTAACACTTTCGATTTTTCCGGACGACGATTGGACATTCGAGACAGGATTGAAACACATCTGCCGAAACTTCCGAGAACTTCAGCGTCTGGTAATTGATGATCTGACATATCGGAATGGAACCCTCAGCAGCCTTCTTGATTTGGAGCAACTAGATCAACTAGAAGATCTTACCTTCAAGGGAATTGATACACAGATAGGTAATATGCCAACGAACCCACTGCTTAAGCGATTTGTAATACACCATCCCGATTGGTTGTCCGACGAGGATTTGCTCGAGTTGGCGAGGAAGTATCCAAACCTGCGATACCTCGAACTGGGCTTGGGCAGACGAGTGTCATCTGAGGGGATTGCCGCTTTCAAATCGCAACTGGTGAACTGTGTAGTGCACTGTGTCCCGGATCCGACTGGGTGCTGGGACCGAATATACAAGAATTATATAGATGAATTGCTGCTTTTAAATCGCAACTGGTTTCCCCGGCTTTAA